Genomic DNA from bacterium:
TTCAATTGAAGCAGTTCCCAGAAATTAATATCTTAAATAACTGGGTAATAATATTGAAAACATTGATCGTGGTGGGATTATTTTACACTAACTTCCTTGGTGGTGAGTTAGTATTACATTATGGCGTTGGTCGAAAAAATTAGTTGTTTATTTTTTAATATAACTGATAAACTCATTTCTAGTTTCAGGCTCCAGAAATCTTCCATTATATTCCGAAGTAAGAGTTCTGCTGTTTGCATCCTCTATACCCCTGGATTTTATACACAGATGATCTGCCTCAATAACCACCGCTACATCCTTTGTATTTAGAATTGTTATAAGCTCTTCAGAAATCTGATGTGTAAGCCTTTCCTGTAGTTGAGGACGTTTTGCATAAAACTGCACAATCCGATTAAGTTTGGAAAGCCCGATTACATATTCATTGGCAAAATATGCAACATGTGCTTTTCCAATTATAGGAACGAAATGATGTTCGCAGTATGAATAAATGGTAATATCTTTCTCAACAATCATCTGATCAGAGTTAAATGACTTCTTGAATAATGATATCTTTGGTTTATTATTTGTATTTAATCCACTGAATACTTCTCTGACAAACATTTTGGCGACCCTTCTTGGAGTATCTTTCAAACTGTCATTATTGAGATTCAAACCAAGGACACTCATAATATCTCTGAATCTATCTTCAATGATTTCTATTTTTGTTTCATCGTCTACCAGATGCGATAAAAATGCATTTTCATTTTCAGAATAACCTAACGATTGAATCATTGCTTGAGTTTCTATGCTTTTACCATTTGAGCCATTTTTTTCCATATAAGTACCTTTCTAATGATCTAGAATCCCTCTTTTATTATATGACTCTTGTCTATGTTCAACTGGCTCAGCTGTTTTTCGATCGATTCCATCATTGGAATTGGTCCACAGATATAGTACTTATTTTGATCATCGAGATCCGTATAAGACTTTAACAAGTCTGTAGTGATAAAACCGTAATCATATCCTTCAACTTTTTCGTCGGATAAAATATTATAAAAATTTTTTCCTAATAATGCCCGGAATTCAGCTTCCAGTATAATATCCGACTTTGTTTTATTTGCAAACAATAATTTGTTTTCTCCAAGCATATGATGTTTATTCAGATATCTGAGAATTGCAATAAAAGGTGTTATTCCTGCACCTCCAGCAATAAAAACACCTTTACCTTTATAAGCTATTTCTCCCCATACATCATGAATAATAATACTATCTCCTGGTGCAAGCTTGTCCATTTCACTTGTCACTCCAAGGTGATCACTATATATTTTAATTGTAAATTCAAGATTTGGCCAGTCATTTAGGCCGGTAAAAGTAAAAGGTCTTTTCTGTTCTGTAAAACCCGGTTTATTTATTGCAACTTCGGTTGCCTGCCCGGGTATAAACTCATAACCGTGTGGTTTTTCCACAACAAATCTTTTAACATCATGTGTGATTTGTGTGATTTCCAGAATATTTACGATGTGCTTTTCCAAAAATTCATCTCCTTTTTATTATTAGAGGAAATGGAATAAGAAAGGTTACAATTTATAGTGATATAATTTTATATTTATTTTTGAAATGGGTGTTCCAGTTGTAAAG
This window encodes:
- a CDS encoding flavodoxin reductase; its protein translation is MEKHIVNILEITQITHDVKRFVVEKPHGYEFIPGQATEVAINKPGFTEQKRPFTFTGLNDWPNLEFTIKIYSDHLGVTSEMDKLAPGDSIIIHDVWGEIAYKGKGVFIAGGAGITPFIAILRYLNKHHMLGENKLLFANKTKSDIILEAEFRALLGKNFYNILSDEKVEGYDYGFITTDLLKSYTDLDDQNKYYICGPIPMMESIEKQLSQLNIDKSHIIKEGF
- the folE gene encoding GTP cyclohydrolase I FolE, with the translated sequence MEKNGSNGKSIETQAMIQSLGYSENENAFLSHLVDDETKIEIIEDRFRDIMSVLGLNLNNDSLKDTPRRVAKMFVREVFSGLNTNNKPKISLFKKSFNSDQMIVEKDITIYSYCEHHFVPIIGKAHVAYFANEYVIGLSKLNRIVQFYAKRPQLQERLTHQISEELITILNTKDVAVVIEADHLCIKSRGIEDANSRTLTSEYNGRFLEPETRNEFISYIKK